From one Drosophila subpulchrella strain 33 F10 #4 breed RU33 chromosome 3L, RU_Dsub_v1.1 Primary Assembly, whole genome shotgun sequence genomic stretch:
- the LOC119553192 gene encoding alpha-1,3/1,6-mannosyltransferase ALG2, with protein MVRVLFLHPDLGIGGAERLVVDAALALKERGHQVSFLTNHHDSTHCFKETADGSFPVQVVGDWLPRGLFGRFYAICAYLRMLYAAIYASFFMPQREQVDVVVCDLISVCIPVLRLARHRPQVLFYCHFPDQLLSAREGVLKRLYRLPINWLEEHTIGLADKVLVNSKFTLRVFQDTFRHLSTVPDVLYPSLHTQYFDQMQKKLEQRSALLDEPVHPRVPLNAFIYLDINRYERKKNHALALHSLRLLGDMLPALDFKRCRLIIAGGYDTRCMENVEHFAELEQLTEELKLQDHVVLLRSPTDEEKCRLLFAAHCLLYTPENEHFGIVPLEGMYCSKPVVALNSGGPTETVVNNSTGFLCEKREKSFGGAMYQLFRDEPMRLKMGDQGHKRVQQKFSFQAFADRLNGIIQELVPIPKQSRTKKTE; from the coding sequence ATGGTTCGCGTCCTGTTCCTTCACCCGGACTTGGGCATCGGAGGAGCCGAGCGACTGGTCGTGGATGCCGCCCTGGCTCTCAAGGAGCGGGGTCACCAGGTCAGCTTCCTGACCAACCACCACGACAGCACGCACTGCTTCAAGGAGACGGCGGACGGAAGTTTCCCGGTTCAGGTTGTGGGCGACTGGTTGCCACGCGGACTCTTTGGCAGATTCTACGCCATCTGTGCCTATCTGCGCATGCTCTATGCGGCGATCTATGCCAGCTTCTTCATGCCGCAGCGGGAGCAGGTGGATGTGGTGGTCTGCGACCTGATCTCCGTCTGCATACCGGTTCTCCGCTTGGCCCGCCATCGTCCGCAAGTCCTCTTCTACTGCCACTTTCCGGATCAGCTTCTCAGCGCCCGCGAGGGCGTGCTGAAGCGCCTGTACCGCCTGCCCATCAACTGGCTGGAGGAGCACACCATCGGACTGGCGGATAAGGTGCTGGTCAACTCCAAGTTCACGCTGCGCGTCTTCCAGGACACTTTCCGCCATCTGAGCACGGTGCCGGATGTGCTTTACCCTTCGCTGCACACCCAGTACTTTGATCAGATGCAGAAAAAGCTGGAGCAGCGGTCTGCCCTGTTGGATGAGCCCGTCCATCCGCGAGTGCCTCTCAACGCCTTCATCTACCTGGACATCAATCGGTATGAGCGGAAGAAGAACCACGCCCTTGCCTTGCATTCCCTGCGCCTCCTGGGCGACATGTTGCCCGCCTTGGACTTCAAACGCTGTCGCCTGATCATCGCCGGAGGCTACGACACCCGCTGCATGGAGAACGTCGAACACTTTGCGGAGCTGGAACAGCTTACGGAGGAGCTGAAACTGCAGGATCATGTGGTCCTCCTGCGCTCGCCCACCGACGAGGAGAAATGCCGCCTGCTCTTCGCCGCCCACTGTCTGCTTTACACGCCCGAAAACGAGCACTTTGGCATAGTGCCGCTGGAGGGCATGTACTGCTCGAAGCCAGTGGTGGCGTTGAACAGCGGTGGACCCACGGAAACGGTGGTGAACAACTCAACGGGCTTTCTGTGCGAGAAGCGGGAGAAGAGCTTCGGCGGAGCGATGTACCAGCTTTTCCGAGACGAACCGATGCGCCTGAAGATGGGCGACCAGGGCCACAAGCGGGTGCAACAGAAGTTCTCATTCCAGGCCTTCGCAGATCGGCTAAATGGCATCATCCAAGAGCTAGTTCCCATTCCAAAGCAGTCTAGGACTAAGAAAACTGAATAA
- the LOC119552622 gene encoding hippocampus abundant transcript 1 protein isoform X3 encodes MPKIHVKKPLAGLVIRNRAHKSKSVFTSSGIGEPSVHHALVVIFLEFFAWGLLTMPIISTLNQTFPDHTFLMNGLVMGIKGILSFLSAPLIGALSDIWGRKFFLLVTVFFTCLPIPLMSINTWWFFAMISISGAFAVTFSVVFAYVADVTTPEERSKAYGLASATFAASLVISPALGNALMEMYGDTLVVALSTAIALLDVFFILVAVPESLSEKMRPASWGAPISWEQADPFLALRKVGTDKTVLMLCLTVLLSYLPEAGEYSCMFVYLKLKMGFNYVEVSVFIAIVGILSITVQVTLGSFMKVFGAKRTIIMGLALEIVQLLWYGFGSQKWMMWSAGVVAALGSITYPAISAFVSLYAAPESQGAVQGMITGMRGLCNGLGPAVFGVVFYLFNVDLNDDHDSHARSSGSRATNVEKISQHVPGPPFVFGALCVFCAIIVSAFIPEGQTSNLEKKRASLDVQYEIETGHKAPSSLAPLIRSDSLAQL; translated from the exons ATGCCCAAAATCCATGTGAAGAAGCCGCTGGCGGGATTGGTCATACGGAATCGAGCCCACAAGAGCAAGAGTGTCTTCACG AGTTCCGGAATCGGGGAGCCGAGTGTTCATCATGCGCTGGTTGTGATATTTCTAGAGTTCTTCGCCTGGGGTCTGCTGACGATGCCCATAATATCG ACCCTCAACCAGACGTTCCCGGATCACACATTCCTCATGAACGGCCTGGTCATGGGCATCAAGGGGATCCTGTCGTTCCTGTCGGCGCCTCTGATCGGCGCCCTTTCGGACATCTGGGGCCGAAAGTTTTTCCTATTAGTCACAGTATTCTTCACCTGCCTGCCCATACCGCTGATGTCCATCAATACGTGGTGGTTCTTTGCCATGATCTCAATAAGCGGCGCCTTTGCCGTCACCTTCTCGGTGGTTTTCGCCTACGTGGCGGACGTCACCACGCCGGAGGAGCGATCCAAGGCCTATGGCCTGGCCTCGGCCACCTTCGCCGCCAGTCTGGTCATCTCGCCGGCCTTGGGCAACGCCCTGATGGAGATGTACGGCGACACGCTGGTCGTGGCCCTCTCCACGGCCATTGCGCTGTTGGATGTGTTCTTCATCCTGGTCGCTGTACCGGAGAGTCTGTCGGAGAAGATGCGCCCTGCCTCCTGGGGGGCGCCCATCAGCTGGGAACAGGCGGATCCTTTTCTG GCCCTCCGTAAAGTGGGTACCGATAAGACCGTGCTGATGCTGTGCCTCACCGTGCTGCTATCCTATCTGCCCGAGGCCGGGGAGTACTCCTGCATGTTTGTCTATCTGAAGCTGAAGATGGGCTTTAACTACGTGGAGGTGTCCGTCTTTATAGCCATCGTTGGCATCCTCAGCATCACGGTGCAAGTGACCCTTGGTTCCTTCATGAA GGTGTTCGGGGCCAAGCGCACGATCATTATGGGCCTAGCCCTGGAAATCGTGCAGCTTCTGTGGTATGGATTCGGAAGTCAAAAGTG GATGATGTGGTCGGCTGGCGTAGTGGCTGCCTTGGGCTCCATCACGTATCCAGCGATCAGCGCCTTCGTCTCCCTCTACGCGGCTCCCGAGAGTCAGG GCGCTGTCCAGGGCATGATCACGGGCATGAGGGGCCTGTGCAATGGCCTGGGGCCGGCGGTGTTCGGCGTCGTCTTCTATCTGTTCAACGTGGACCTGAACGACGACCACGACTCGCATGCGaggagcagcggcagcaggGCGACGAACGTGGAGAAGATCTCACAGCATGTGCCGGGACCGCCCTTCGTGTTTGGCGCCCTGTGCGTCTTCTGTGCCATAATAGTGTCGGCGTTCATTCCGGAGGGTCAGACCTCCAACTTGGAAAAGAAAC GTGCCTCGCTCGACGTGCAGTACGAGATTGAGACGGGCCACAAGGCGCCCAGCTCCCTGGCGCCGCTCATCCGCTCCGACTCGCTGGCGCAGCTGTAG
- the LOC119552622 gene encoding hippocampus abundant transcript 1 protein isoform X2, producing MRSGRNYVQRQSETLESSFELEEPEDYEQEDSEVEQVNSAGVKAELSATGDRDRDRDRQESGEQTDTLSTHSSSSTPTTADVADVETISSLPLSPPAFGGRGSQLVKRHAPLKDQQLADSSSTSSSSQQPDVDDDVPTTSRYAAAAAHPSAAFAETAVTSSSGSARVTGGAAHRRTHSAASYISMRSQGGNSEAPPERPKRNRFFEWLRVVCNICCCKSSGIGEPSVHHALVVIFLEFFAWGLLTMPIISTLNQTFPDHTFLMNGLVMGIKGILSFLSAPLIGALSDIWGRKFFLLVTVFFTCLPIPLMSINTWWFFAMISISGAFAVTFSVVFAYVADVTTPEERSKAYGLASATFAASLVISPALGNALMEMYGDTLVVALSTAIALLDVFFILVAVPESLSEKMRPASWGAPISWEQADPFLALRKVGTDKTVLMLCLTVLLSYLPEAGEYSCMFVYLKLKMGFNYVEVSVFIAIVGILSITVQVTLGSFMKVFGAKRTIIMGLALEIVQLLWYGFGSQKWMMWSAGVVAALGSITYPAISAFVSLYAAPESQGAVQGMITGMRGLCNGLGPAVFGVVFYLFNVDLNDDHDSHARSSGSRATNVEKISQHVPGPPFVFGALCVFCAIIVSAFIPEGQTSNLEKKRASLDVQYEIETGHKAPSSLAPLIRSDSLAQL from the exons ATGCGCAGCGGGCGTAACTATGTCCAGCGGCAAAGCGAGACGCTGGAGAGCAGCTTTGAGCTGGAGGAGCCCGAGGATTACGAGCAGGAGGATTCCGAGGTGGAGCAGGTCAATTCAGCGGGAGTTAAAGCAGAGCTGTCGGCCACAGGAGATCGTGACCGAGATCGGGATCGACAGGAGTCGGGTGAACAGACGGACACACTGAGCACCCACAGCAGCAGTTCCACTCCGACGACGGCGGATGTGGCCGATGTGGAGACGATCAGCTCCCTGCCCCTCTCTCCACCCGCCTTTGGCGGTCGTGGCAGTCAGCTGGTCAAGCGGCACGCCCCGCTGAAGGATCAACAGCTGGCGGACAGCAGCTCCACCAGCAGCTCCAGCCAGCAGCCCGATGTGGATGACGATGTGCCCACG ACATCGCGGTATGCAGCTGCAGCGGCACATCCTAGTGCCGCCTTCGCGGAAACGGCGGTCACCTCGTCCTCGGGATCTGCCAGGGTAACCGGAGGAGCCGCCCACAGGCGCACCCATTCGGCCGCCTCCTACATCTCCATGAGATCGCAGGGAGGCAACTCGGAAGCTCCGCCAGAACGACCAAAGAGGAACCGCTTCTTCGAGTGGCTGCGGGTTGTCTGCAACATCTGCTGCTGCaag AGTTCCGGAATCGGGGAGCCGAGTGTTCATCATGCGCTGGTTGTGATATTTCTAGAGTTCTTCGCCTGGGGTCTGCTGACGATGCCCATAATATCG ACCCTCAACCAGACGTTCCCGGATCACACATTCCTCATGAACGGCCTGGTCATGGGCATCAAGGGGATCCTGTCGTTCCTGTCGGCGCCTCTGATCGGCGCCCTTTCGGACATCTGGGGCCGAAAGTTTTTCCTATTAGTCACAGTATTCTTCACCTGCCTGCCCATACCGCTGATGTCCATCAATACGTGGTGGTTCTTTGCCATGATCTCAATAAGCGGCGCCTTTGCCGTCACCTTCTCGGTGGTTTTCGCCTACGTGGCGGACGTCACCACGCCGGAGGAGCGATCCAAGGCCTATGGCCTGGCCTCGGCCACCTTCGCCGCCAGTCTGGTCATCTCGCCGGCCTTGGGCAACGCCCTGATGGAGATGTACGGCGACACGCTGGTCGTGGCCCTCTCCACGGCCATTGCGCTGTTGGATGTGTTCTTCATCCTGGTCGCTGTACCGGAGAGTCTGTCGGAGAAGATGCGCCCTGCCTCCTGGGGGGCGCCCATCAGCTGGGAACAGGCGGATCCTTTTCTG GCCCTCCGTAAAGTGGGTACCGATAAGACCGTGCTGATGCTGTGCCTCACCGTGCTGCTATCCTATCTGCCCGAGGCCGGGGAGTACTCCTGCATGTTTGTCTATCTGAAGCTGAAGATGGGCTTTAACTACGTGGAGGTGTCCGTCTTTATAGCCATCGTTGGCATCCTCAGCATCACGGTGCAAGTGACCCTTGGTTCCTTCATGAA GGTGTTCGGGGCCAAGCGCACGATCATTATGGGCCTAGCCCTGGAAATCGTGCAGCTTCTGTGGTATGGATTCGGAAGTCAAAAGTG GATGATGTGGTCGGCTGGCGTAGTGGCTGCCTTGGGCTCCATCACGTATCCAGCGATCAGCGCCTTCGTCTCCCTCTACGCGGCTCCCGAGAGTCAGG GCGCTGTCCAGGGCATGATCACGGGCATGAGGGGCCTGTGCAATGGCCTGGGGCCGGCGGTGTTCGGCGTCGTCTTCTATCTGTTCAACGTGGACCTGAACGACGACCACGACTCGCATGCGaggagcagcggcagcaggGCGACGAACGTGGAGAAGATCTCACAGCATGTGCCGGGACCGCCCTTCGTGTTTGGCGCCCTGTGCGTCTTCTGTGCCATAATAGTGTCGGCGTTCATTCCGGAGGGTCAGACCTCCAACTTGGAAAAGAAAC GTGCCTCGCTCGACGTGCAGTACGAGATTGAGACGGGCCACAAGGCGCCCAGCTCCCTGGCGCCGCTCATCCGCTCCGACTCGCTGGCGCAGCTGTAG
- the LOC119552622 gene encoding hippocampus abundant transcript 1 protein isoform X1 encodes MRSGRNYVQRQSETLESSFELEEPEDYEQEDSEVEQVNSAGVKAELSATGDRDRDRDRQESGEQTDTLSTHSSSSTPTTADVADVETISSLPLSPPAFGGRGSQLVKRHAPLKDQQLADSSSTSSSSQQPDVDDDVPTVSGCDLGHNAPSNSASSSSSSSSSSTTPQTSRYAAAAAHPSAAFAETAVTSSSGSARVTGGAAHRRTHSAASYISMRSQGGNSEAPPERPKRNRFFEWLRVVCNICCCKSSGIGEPSVHHALVVIFLEFFAWGLLTMPIISTLNQTFPDHTFLMNGLVMGIKGILSFLSAPLIGALSDIWGRKFFLLVTVFFTCLPIPLMSINTWWFFAMISISGAFAVTFSVVFAYVADVTTPEERSKAYGLASATFAASLVISPALGNALMEMYGDTLVVALSTAIALLDVFFILVAVPESLSEKMRPASWGAPISWEQADPFLALRKVGTDKTVLMLCLTVLLSYLPEAGEYSCMFVYLKLKMGFNYVEVSVFIAIVGILSITVQVTLGSFMKVFGAKRTIIMGLALEIVQLLWYGFGSQKWMMWSAGVVAALGSITYPAISAFVSLYAAPESQGAVQGMITGMRGLCNGLGPAVFGVVFYLFNVDLNDDHDSHARSSGSRATNVEKISQHVPGPPFVFGALCVFCAIIVSAFIPEGQTSNLEKKRASLDVQYEIETGHKAPSSLAPLIRSDSLAQL; translated from the exons ATGCGCAGCGGGCGTAACTATGTCCAGCGGCAAAGCGAGACGCTGGAGAGCAGCTTTGAGCTGGAGGAGCCCGAGGATTACGAGCAGGAGGATTCCGAGGTGGAGCAGGTCAATTCAGCGGGAGTTAAAGCAGAGCTGTCGGCCACAGGAGATCGTGACCGAGATCGGGATCGACAGGAGTCGGGTGAACAGACGGACACACTGAGCACCCACAGCAGCAGTTCCACTCCGACGACGGCGGATGTGGCCGATGTGGAGACGATCAGCTCCCTGCCCCTCTCTCCACCCGCCTTTGGCGGTCGTGGCAGTCAGCTGGTCAAGCGGCACGCCCCGCTGAAGGATCAACAGCTGGCGGACAGCAGCTCCACCAGCAGCTCCAGCCAGCAGCCCGATGTGGATGACGATGTGCCCACGGTAAGTGGGTGCGATCTGGGACACAACGCCCCATCTAATTCAgcgtcctcctcctcctcatcctcctcctcttccACGACCCCGCAGACATCGCGGTATGCAGCTGCAGCGGCACATCCTAGTGCCGCCTTCGCGGAAACGGCGGTCACCTCGTCCTCGGGATCTGCCAGGGTAACCGGAGGAGCCGCCCACAGGCGCACCCATTCGGCCGCCTCCTACATCTCCATGAGATCGCAGGGAGGCAACTCGGAAGCTCCGCCAGAACGACCAAAGAGGAACCGCTTCTTCGAGTGGCTGCGGGTTGTCTGCAACATCTGCTGCTGCaag AGTTCCGGAATCGGGGAGCCGAGTGTTCATCATGCGCTGGTTGTGATATTTCTAGAGTTCTTCGCCTGGGGTCTGCTGACGATGCCCATAATATCG ACCCTCAACCAGACGTTCCCGGATCACACATTCCTCATGAACGGCCTGGTCATGGGCATCAAGGGGATCCTGTCGTTCCTGTCGGCGCCTCTGATCGGCGCCCTTTCGGACATCTGGGGCCGAAAGTTTTTCCTATTAGTCACAGTATTCTTCACCTGCCTGCCCATACCGCTGATGTCCATCAATACGTGGTGGTTCTTTGCCATGATCTCAATAAGCGGCGCCTTTGCCGTCACCTTCTCGGTGGTTTTCGCCTACGTGGCGGACGTCACCACGCCGGAGGAGCGATCCAAGGCCTATGGCCTGGCCTCGGCCACCTTCGCCGCCAGTCTGGTCATCTCGCCGGCCTTGGGCAACGCCCTGATGGAGATGTACGGCGACACGCTGGTCGTGGCCCTCTCCACGGCCATTGCGCTGTTGGATGTGTTCTTCATCCTGGTCGCTGTACCGGAGAGTCTGTCGGAGAAGATGCGCCCTGCCTCCTGGGGGGCGCCCATCAGCTGGGAACAGGCGGATCCTTTTCTG GCCCTCCGTAAAGTGGGTACCGATAAGACCGTGCTGATGCTGTGCCTCACCGTGCTGCTATCCTATCTGCCCGAGGCCGGGGAGTACTCCTGCATGTTTGTCTATCTGAAGCTGAAGATGGGCTTTAACTACGTGGAGGTGTCCGTCTTTATAGCCATCGTTGGCATCCTCAGCATCACGGTGCAAGTGACCCTTGGTTCCTTCATGAA GGTGTTCGGGGCCAAGCGCACGATCATTATGGGCCTAGCCCTGGAAATCGTGCAGCTTCTGTGGTATGGATTCGGAAGTCAAAAGTG GATGATGTGGTCGGCTGGCGTAGTGGCTGCCTTGGGCTCCATCACGTATCCAGCGATCAGCGCCTTCGTCTCCCTCTACGCGGCTCCCGAGAGTCAGG GCGCTGTCCAGGGCATGATCACGGGCATGAGGGGCCTGTGCAATGGCCTGGGGCCGGCGGTGTTCGGCGTCGTCTTCTATCTGTTCAACGTGGACCTGAACGACGACCACGACTCGCATGCGaggagcagcggcagcaggGCGACGAACGTGGAGAAGATCTCACAGCATGTGCCGGGACCGCCCTTCGTGTTTGGCGCCCTGTGCGTCTTCTGTGCCATAATAGTGTCGGCGTTCATTCCGGAGGGTCAGACCTCCAACTTGGAAAAGAAAC GTGCCTCGCTCGACGTGCAGTACGAGATTGAGACGGGCCACAAGGCGCCCAGCTCCCTGGCGCCGCTCATCCGCTCCGACTCGCTGGCGCAGCTGTAG
- the LOC119553191 gene encoding ubiquitin carboxyl-terminal hydrolase 5: MEELRKHLSKVNVPCGSGTGSPPIYKDECVYSYDNPETPTGLYVCLHSFLGFGESYVREYADKTGNQVFLHIQRVKTPKEGAADTEAECDPETEAGPERKITRLAIGVEGGYNESDMAKKYEIKDTYSIVVAPHLDKKLPYPDPELPMRVTQAVEAILAADSAIAKLEKATLMGTWDGEVRQASKYAENLQQLDNGKKIPPAGWQCEKCDLTNNLWLNLTDGSIMCGRKFFDGSGGNDHAVEHYRVTGYPLAVKLGTITADGKSDVFSYPEDDMVLDPHLERHLSHFGINMAAMKKSEKSMVELELDINQRIGEWSALTESESELQPLAGPGYTGMRNLGNSCYINSVMQVLFMIPDFQQRYVGSGAERYFKEFPSDPANDFDIQMAKLGTGLQSGKYSSIAENTLDTDHSTGISPAMFKNIVGKNHPDFSTKQQQDANDFYLHLLTLLDRNSRNQTNPADALKFLLEDRVECLASRKVKYKTREEYSFQLPIPLDKATNLDEVREFQEREKAARETGQRLVDRDIVRHKVPLQACLERFFGPELIEQFYSTAIEGKTNARKITRLATMPDCLMIHLGKFTLGDDWVPKKLDVSVDMPDELDLSNWRSAGGLQAGEEALPEPAAEQVKFVFDEAVMSELLTMGFPPEACKRACFHTKNSGLEAASNWLMEHIADEDISEPFVVPNNRIGDCAANQFVANPESLAMLMSMGFDERQAVAALKATDGNVERATDWIFSHADSVGVEEVAPASDAPVAAPSSEPNKSNYRDGAGKYRLVAFISHMGTSAQVGHYVCHIRKKGEWVIFNDSKVAKSQNPPKDLGYLYLYMREQ, translated from the exons ATGGAGGAACTACGCAAGCATTTATCCAAGGTGAACGTGCCCTGCGGCTCCGGAACGGGCAGTCCTCCGATCTACAAGGACGAGTGCGTCTATTCCTACGACAATCCCGAGACGCCCACCGGTTTGTACGTGTGCCTGCACAGCTTCCTGGGCTTCGGCGAGTCGTATGTGCGGGAGTATGCCGACAAGACCGGCAACCAGGTCTTCCTCCACATCCAGCGGGTGAAGACGCCCAAGGAGGGTGCCGCCGACACAGAGGCGGAGTGCGATCCCGAGACGGAGGCGGGGCCGGAGAGGAAGATCACCCGCTTGGCCATCGGCGTGGAGGGCGGCTACAATGAGTCCGACATGGCCAAGAAGTACGAGATCAAGGACACCTACAGCATCGTGGTGGCCCCGCACCTGGACAAGAAGCTACCCTATCCCGATCCGGAGCTGCCCATGCGCGTCACCCAGGCGGTGGAGGCGATCCTGGCCGCGGATTCGGCCATTGCCAAGCTGGAGAAGGCCACGCTGATGG GCACCTGGGATGGAGAAGTGCGTCAGGCCTCCAAATACGCGGAGAACCTGCAGCAGCTGGACAACGGCAAGAAGATCCCGCCGGCAGGATGGCAGTGCGAGAAATGCGATCTAACAAACAACCTCTGGCTGAATCTCACCGATGGCTCCATCATGTGCGGACGCAAGTTCTTCGACGGCAGCGGCGGCAACGACCACGCCGTGGAGCACTACCGGGTGACGGGTTATCCGCTGGCTGTCAAACTGGGCACCATCACTGCCGATGGCAAGTCGGATGTGTTCTCCTACCCGGAGGACGACATGGTACTCGATCCCCATCTCGAGCGCCATCTCTCCCACTTTGGCATCAACATGGCGGCGATGAAGAAGAGCGAGAAGTCCATGGTGGAGCTGGAGTTGGACATTAACCAGCGCATTGGCGAGTGGTCGGCGCTGACGGAGAGCGAGAGTGAGCTGCAGCCGCTGGCCGGTCCTGGCTACACTGGCATGCGCAACCTGGGCAACTCCTGCTACATAAACAGCGTGATGCAGGTGCTCTTCATGATCCCAGATTTCCAACAGCGATACGTGGGCAGCGGAGCCGAACGCTATTTCAAAGAGTTCCCCAGCGACCCCGCCAAcgactttgacattcagatgGCCAAACTGGGCACTGGTCTGCAGTCCGGCAAGTACAGCAGCATTGCCGAAAACACGCTGGACACCGACCACTCCACCGGAATATCGCCGGCCATGTTCAAGAATATTGTGGGCAAGAACCACCCAGATTTCAGCACCAAACAGCAGCAGGATGCCAACGATTTCTATCTGCATTTGCTCACCCTGCTGGACAGGAATTCCCGGAACCAAACCAATCCCGCAGATGCTTTAAAGTTCCTGCTGGAGGATCGCGTCGAGTGTCTGGCCAGTCGCAAGGTGAAGTACAAGACACGCGAGGAATACAGCTTCCAGCTGCCCATTCCACTGGATAAGGCCACCAATCTGGATGAGGTGCGGGAGTTCCAAGAGCGCGAGAAGGCGGCCCGCGAGACTGGACAGCGACTGGTGGATCGGGACATTGTGAGGCACAAGGTGCCTCtgcaggcctgcttggaacgcTTTTTCGGCCCGGAGCTGATTGAGCAATTCTACTCGACTGCCATTGAGGGCAAGACGAATGCCAGGAAGATCACGCGACTGGCCACCATGCCCGACTGCCTGATGATTCACCTGGGTAAGTTCACGCTGGGCGACGACTGGGTGCCAAAGAAGCTGGATGTTTCCGTAGACATGCCCGATGAACTGGATCTGAGCAACTGGCGTTCGGCAGGTGGCCTGCAGGCTGGAGAGGAGGCTCTGCCTGAACCTGCGGCGGAGCAGGTGAAGTTCGTGTTCGATGAAGCGGTCATGTCTGAGCTGCTTACCATGGGCTTTCCCCCAGAGGCCTGCAAACGGGCATGTTTCCATACAAAGAACAGCGGCCTGGAGGCGGCCTCCAACTGGCTAATGGAGCACATTGCTGACGAAGACATCTCAGAGCCATTTGTGGTGCCCAACAATCGCATTGGAGACTGCGCGGCCAATCAGTTTGTGGCCAATCCCGAGAGCCTGGCCATGTTAATGAGCATGGGCTTCGACGAACGCCAGGCGGTGGCCGCTTTGAAGGCCACTGATGGCAACGTGGAGCGCGCCACCGATTGGATATTCTCGCACGCCGACTCCGTTGGCGTTGAGGAAGTTGCCCCCGCCTCGGATGCACCCGTTGCAGCGCCTTCTTCAGAACCAAACAAGAGCAACTACCGCGATGGGGCCGGCAAGTACCGGCTGGTGGCCTTCATTTCGCACATGGGCACCTCCGCCCAGGTGGGACACTACGTCTGCCACATTCGCAAAAAGGGCGAGTGGGTGATCTTTAACGACAGCAAGGTGGCCAAGTCGCAGAACCCGCCCAAGGACCTCGGCTACCTGTATCTTTACATGCGCGAACAGTAG